From Myxococcales bacterium, the proteins below share one genomic window:
- a CDS encoding DNA adenine methylase: protein MSDRREAAIAHARRILAVNQGVRPDGAEVEKTIWGSPAGKKRLADRLAAMLPAHKTYVEPFAGSAAVLFAKEPAEVEVINDADLEIADAYRLIKKLTPEGLAKLKKLPWVGDEKTFKRLLDVEPEDDVERLHRFLYLTHFSYGKMRGKSFSPTVVGVEATTIKRIEKFAPRLKKVKVYGGDYEKVVRKYDSKDTVFFLDPPYPGYNVDVGESEFDEERFFKLLKSLKGRFLITYGIRGKFPELVKGSDFWSKRIRTRRSIAHMRGVGGSSVLTQLLVANYEPTTKALDDEFVLDDWDGALDEGDDDVEKAQPFGTFGGSFHYAKRIVPLIPAHKTYVEPFAGAAAVLHAKDASDKEVIADLDDDVVFLHRSIKTMTPERVEELRRRFEWTVTQESFAKARDMTPKDDVARFYKLVFVRTHARDCRPDGTHPAQQHLGSTTNPREVPQGCRAPEGREHPAAGLPQDARGLRQQGHVLLHRPAVPR from the coding sequence ATGTCTGACCGCCGCGAAGCCGCCATCGCCCACGCGCGCCGCATCCTCGCGGTCAACCAGGGGGTGCGCCCGGACGGCGCCGAGGTCGAGAAGACCATCTGGGGCTCGCCCGCCGGCAAGAAGCGCCTCGCCGATCGACTCGCGGCGATGCTTCCCGCCCACAAGACCTACGTCGAGCCCTTCGCCGGCAGTGCTGCGGTGCTGTTCGCCAAGGAGCCCGCGGAGGTCGAGGTCATCAACGACGCCGACCTCGAGATCGCCGACGCCTACCGGCTCATCAAGAAGCTCACGCCCGAGGGGCTCGCGAAGCTGAAGAAGCTGCCGTGGGTCGGCGACGAGAAGACGTTCAAGCGGCTCCTCGACGTCGAGCCCGAGGACGACGTCGAGCGGCTGCACCGCTTCCTGTACCTGACGCACTTCTCCTACGGGAAGATGCGCGGCAAGAGCTTCAGCCCGACGGTTGTCGGCGTCGAGGCGACGACCATCAAGCGCATCGAGAAGTTCGCGCCGCGCCTGAAGAAGGTGAAGGTCTACGGCGGCGACTACGAGAAGGTCGTCCGCAAGTACGACAGCAAGGACACGGTCTTCTTCCTCGACCCGCCGTACCCCGGCTACAACGTCGACGTCGGCGAGAGCGAGTTCGACGAGGAGCGCTTCTTCAAGCTGCTCAAGTCGCTCAAGGGCCGCTTCCTCATCACCTACGGCATCCGGGGCAAGTTCCCCGAGCTGGTGAAGGGCTCGGACTTCTGGTCGAAGCGCATCCGCACCCGCCGCTCCATCGCGCACATGCGCGGCGTCGGCGGCAGCTCCGTGCTGACGCAGCTCCTGGTCGCGAACTACGAGCCGACCACCAAGGCGCTCGACGACGAGTTCGTCCTCGACGACTGGGACGGCGCACTCGACGAGGGTGACGACGACGTCGAGAAGGCGCAGCCGTTCGGCACGTTCGGCGGGTCGTTCCACTACGCCAAGCGGATCGTGCCGCTCATCCCGGCGCACAAGACCTACGTCGAGCCCTTCGCGGGCGCGGCGGCGGTGCTGCACGCCAAGGACGCGAGCGACAAGGAGGTCATCGCCGATCTCGACGACGACGTGGTGTTCCTCCACCGCAGCATCAAGACGATGACGCCCGAGCGCGTCGAGGAGCTGCGCCGCCGCTTCGAGTGGACCGTCACGCAGGAGAGCTTCGCCAAGGCCCGCGACATGACGCCGAAGGACGACGTTGCGCGCTTCTACAAGCTCGTCTTCGTGCGCACCCACGCCCGCGACTGCCGCCCCGACGGCACGCACCCGGCGCAGCAGCACCTCGGCTCGACGACCAACCCCAGAGAAGTACCTCAAGGCTGCCGAGCGCCTGAAGGGCGTGAGCATCCTGCGGCAGGACTACCGCAAGACGCTCGAGGCCTACGACAGCAAGGACACGTTCTTCTTCATCGACCCGCCGTACCCCGGTGA
- a CDS encoding N-6 DNA methylase gives MSILRQDYRKTLEAYDSKDTFFFIDPPYPGEWFDKDKVIDLGEFIDALAKVEGKFIAVLNPTPENVAAFKKVGHVFRLKVREASGRGGAKQAMRLFVANYPVRKAKDFELVAKCEHLPLDPSLDELVFDKPSRLVKGVDPNDERFVLGIVLEPEVVDAQGDIYSAEEIRAAAHRFMEDFGGLGLMHRLRVNGQVKVLESYLAPTDFTIGELAVRKGTWLLAVRVLSDELWERVKSGDLTGFSIGGSARRVPEAVPTSEQPPDDTATHQPEAAA, from the coding sequence GTGAGCATCCTGCGGCAGGACTACCGCAAGACGCTCGAGGCCTACGACAGCAAGGACACGTTCTTCTTCATCGACCCGCCGTACCCCGGTGAGTGGTTCGACAAGGACAAGGTCATCGACCTCGGCGAGTTCATCGATGCGCTCGCGAAGGTCGAGGGCAAGTTCATCGCGGTCCTCAACCCCACGCCCGAGAACGTCGCGGCGTTCAAGAAGGTCGGCCACGTCTTCCGGCTCAAGGTGCGCGAGGCCTCCGGGCGCGGCGGCGCGAAGCAGGCCATGCGCCTCTTCGTCGCCAACTACCCGGTGCGCAAGGCCAAGGATTTCGAGCTCGTGGCCAAGTGCGAGCACCTGCCGCTCGACCCGAGCCTCGACGAGCTGGTGTTCGACAAGCCCTCGCGCCTGGTGAAGGGCGTCGATCCGAACGACGAGCGCTTCGTGCTCGGCATCGTGCTCGAGCCCGAGGTGGTCGACGCGCAGGGCGACATCTACTCGGCCGAGGAGATCCGCGCCGCCGCCCACCGCTTCATGGAGGACTTCGGCGGGCTCGGGCTCATGCACCGCCTCCGTGTGAACGGCCAGGTGAAGGTGCTGGAGAGCTACCTCGCGCCCACCGACTTCACTATCGGCGAGCTCGCGGTCCGCAAGGGCACGTGGCTCCTCGCGGTGCGCGTGCTCTCCGACGAGCTGTGGGAGCGCGTGAAGTCCGGCGACCTCACAGGCTTCTCCATCGGCGGCTCGGCCCGCCGCGTGCCCGAGGCTGTTCCGACGTCGGAACAGCCCCCCGACGACACCGCCACCCACCAACCGGAGGCCGCCGCATGA
- a CDS encoding phage virion morphogenesis protein gives MAVSRTGDWARARRLLTAAPQRLQAAIGTAVRQEAHALRNEIVQGLTRQAPGGEPLKPPSPLTIAARELEGFGGTKALIVRGDLRNSITVVVQGDEAFIGVSRSARSKDGASMVDLAKLHEFGGPPVIIPMTPKMRRFLFALLRQAGKEPTGGSGRGVIVVQVPARPFLRPAFDKFREGASRRFLDRIARELGLAP, from the coding sequence ATGGCGGTCTCGCGCACGGGAGACTGGGCACGGGCGCGTCGGCTCCTCACCGCTGCGCCGCAGCGCCTGCAAGCGGCGATCGGCACCGCCGTGCGCCAGGAGGCTCACGCCCTGCGCAACGAGATCGTCCAGGGGCTCACGCGCCAAGCGCCGGGCGGCGAGCCTCTGAAGCCGCCGTCGCCACTCACGATCGCGGCCCGCGAGCTCGAGGGCTTCGGCGGGACGAAGGCGCTCATCGTGCGGGGCGACCTCCGCAACTCCATCACCGTGGTCGTGCAGGGCGACGAGGCGTTCATCGGCGTTTCGCGCTCGGCGCGGTCGAAGGACGGCGCCTCGATGGTGGACCTCGCCAAGCTCCACGAGTTCGGCGGCCCGCCCGTCATCATCCCGATGACACCCAAGATGCGCCGCTTCCTGTTCGCGCTGCTCCGGCAGGCCGGCAAGGAGCCCACGGGTGGTAGCGGGCGCGGCGTCATCGTCGTGCAGGTCCCGGCGCGGCCCTTCCTCCGGCCCGCCTTCGACAAGTTCCGCGAGGGGGCCAGCCGTCGCTTCCTCGACCGTATCGCCAGGGAGCTGGGCCTCGCGCCCTGA
- a CDS encoding phage tail protein produces the protein MSGQLLSSKVVIVEEEPKVRGIPSAPTSVAGAVGVTERGPIGEAVLCTSFDDFQTKFGGFTPDSDLALAAMGFFENGGAQLWVVRTTHYSNVANAATATAVRAAGFLVAGGGPTPGILLGAVPGPFVLHDGDVVRLAVDGAPDADAVFNGSAAAMAAGGAGPYALADGMELLLRVDNGLEQTVLFSAADFADIANATATEVAAAINAVIVGGRATTPGGIVRLASDTEGTASRVQVTGGTANAVLAFPGAASVGGGNVANLRAVEVAEVKAVVETAIPTVTVDAGVGGVLDIRTVATGPGASVQAAAATAAAFGLDNALHSGAASGTANSVRVEGKDPGAYANRVEAEVRNATNGSPSAFDLLVVEDGAYRETFPNLSMNPSEARYVETIVNDARNGSVYVRAIDQLLAGAPLPPPQTVALAGGSDGLVGLDDNDFIGSEPAKTGLHALDQVQELSLLLVPGRATPAVHNAMVRYCEVDRDGTAFAVLDPPANQGATDIVTYVATTAALEQLSEFGAIYWPRVKVLNPAKSVFGSGEQLVVPPSGILAGVFARTDSAHPGGVYDPPAGIEAGRMFGVLGFETDEVLEENKRDLVYPHRINPLTTGPGLPRYIDGSRTLKGNGNFPYVAERRGVIFIERSLKQGLQFARHKNNTEGLRAQVRRTITAFLLAQMNNGAFRSKTPSTAFFVDVSEQLNTPTVIFAGKLVARVGLATNKPAEFIILRISQDTRALEAELAAAEG, from the coding sequence GTGAGCGGACAGCTCCTGTCGTCCAAGGTCGTCATCGTCGAAGAGGAGCCGAAGGTTCGCGGCATCCCCTCGGCTCCTACTTCCGTCGCGGGCGCGGTCGGCGTCACCGAGCGCGGCCCCATCGGCGAGGCCGTCCTCTGCACGTCGTTCGACGACTTCCAGACCAAGTTCGGCGGCTTCACGCCCGACTCCGACCTCGCACTCGCCGCGATGGGCTTCTTCGAGAACGGCGGGGCGCAGCTCTGGGTGGTCCGAACCACGCACTACTCGAACGTGGCCAACGCCGCGACCGCCACCGCCGTGCGCGCCGCGGGCTTCCTCGTCGCTGGCGGCGGCCCCACGCCGGGCATCCTGCTCGGCGCCGTGCCCGGGCCCTTCGTGCTGCACGACGGAGACGTCGTTCGCCTCGCGGTGGACGGCGCGCCCGACGCCGACGCGGTGTTCAACGGCTCGGCGGCCGCAATGGCGGCGGGCGGTGCGGGTCCGTACGCGCTCGCCGACGGCATGGAGCTGCTCCTGCGCGTCGACAACGGCCTCGAGCAGACCGTGCTGTTCTCGGCTGCCGACTTCGCCGACATCGCCAACGCCACGGCCACCGAGGTCGCCGCTGCCATCAACGCGGTGATCGTCGGTGGGCGCGCCACCACGCCGGGCGGCATCGTCAGGCTCGCCAGCGACACCGAGGGCACCGCGAGCCGCGTGCAGGTCACGGGCGGCACGGCCAACGCGGTGCTCGCGTTCCCCGGCGCCGCCTCGGTCGGCGGCGGCAACGTCGCAAACCTGCGCGCCGTCGAGGTCGCCGAGGTGAAGGCCGTCGTAGAAACGGCGATCCCCACCGTGACCGTCGACGCGGGTGTGGGCGGCGTGCTCGACATCCGCACCGTCGCGACCGGCCCGGGCGCCAGCGTCCAGGCCGCCGCTGCCACGGCGGCCGCGTTCGGGCTCGACAACGCCCTCCACTCCGGCGCGGCCTCGGGCACCGCCAACTCCGTGCGCGTCGAGGGCAAGGACCCTGGCGCCTACGCGAACCGCGTGGAGGCCGAGGTGCGCAACGCCACGAACGGCTCGCCGAGCGCGTTCGACCTGCTCGTCGTGGAGGACGGCGCCTACCGCGAGACCTTCCCGAACCTCTCGATGAACCCGAGCGAAGCTCGCTACGTCGAAACCATCGTCAACGACGCGCGCAACGGCTCCGTCTACGTGCGCGCCATCGACCAGCTACTCGCGGGCGCGCCCCTCCCGCCGCCCCAGACCGTGGCGCTCGCGGGCGGCAGCGACGGCCTCGTGGGGCTCGACGACAACGACTTCATCGGCAGCGAGCCCGCCAAGACGGGCCTTCACGCGCTCGACCAGGTGCAGGAGCTGTCGCTGCTCCTCGTGCCCGGGCGCGCCACGCCCGCCGTCCACAACGCGATGGTGCGCTACTGCGAGGTCGACCGCGACGGCACCGCCTTCGCCGTGCTCGATCCGCCCGCGAACCAGGGCGCCACGGACATCGTCACCTACGTCGCCACGACCGCCGCGCTCGAGCAGCTCTCCGAGTTCGGGGCCATCTACTGGCCCCGCGTGAAGGTGCTGAACCCGGCCAAGAGCGTGTTCGGCTCGGGCGAGCAGCTCGTCGTCCCGCCCTCGGGCATCCTGGCCGGCGTCTTCGCGCGCACCGACTCCGCACACCCCGGCGGCGTCTACGATCCGCCCGCCGGCATCGAGGCGGGCCGCATGTTCGGCGTGCTCGGCTTCGAGACCGACGAGGTCCTCGAGGAGAACAAGCGCGACCTCGTCTACCCGCACCGCATCAACCCGCTCACCACGGGCCCGGGCCTGCCGCGCTACATCGACGGCTCGCGCACGCTCAAGGGCAACGGCAACTTCCCCTACGTCGCCGAGCGGCGCGGCGTCATCTTCATCGAGCGCTCGCTGAAGCAGGGACTCCAGTTCGCGCGGCACAAGAACAACACCGAGGGGCTGCGCGCGCAGGTACGCCGCACCATCACGGCCTTCCTGCTCGCGCAGATGAACAACGGCGCGTTCCGGTCGAAGACGCCGAGCACCGCGTTCTTCGTCGACGTGAGCGAGCAGCTCAACACGCCCACGGTCATCTTCGCCGGCAAGCTCGTCGCCCGCGTGGGCCTCGCCACCAACAAGCCCGCGGAGTTCATCATCCTCCGCATCAGCCAGGACACGCGCGCGCTCGAGGCCGAGCTCGCGGCCGCAGAGGGATGA
- a CDS encoding phage tail protein encodes MTVIGNPRSFHKKFKFIVEIDDVGHAGFQKASELSVEVANVQYFEGGSLIPNKSPGRLTFSDVTLERGATQDRDLFDWFQDVAITSSGLGLTDVNYKRNLDIVQQDRDGLTLRRWSLSRAWPVKFVAGEWDNESDENIIESVTLTYDFFELIQ; translated from the coding sequence ATGACCGTCATCGGCAACCCGCGCAGCTTCCACAAGAAGTTCAAGTTCATCGTAGAGATCGACGACGTCGGCCACGCTGGCTTCCAGAAGGCCAGCGAGCTCTCCGTCGAGGTCGCCAACGTGCAGTACTTCGAGGGCGGCTCGCTCATCCCGAACAAGAGCCCCGGGCGCCTCACGTTCTCCGACGTCACGCTCGAGCGCGGCGCCACGCAGGACCGCGATCTCTTCGACTGGTTCCAGGACGTCGCCATCACATCGAGCGGCCTCGGCCTCACCGACGTGAACTACAAGCGCAACCTCGACATCGTGCAGCAGGACCGCGACGGCCTCACCCTGCGCCGCTGGTCGCTCTCCCGCGCCTGGCCGGTGAAGTTCGTCGCGGGCGAGTGGGACAACGAGAGCGACGAGAACATCATCGAGTCGGTGACGCTCACGTACGACTTCTTCGAGCTGATCCAGTGA
- a CDS encoding DUF262 domain-containing protein, with amino-acid sequence MKIYTEGGEPLHEILKAASSDQGATLLVPDLQRPYVWTPSQVTLLVDSLLRGWPFGTLLLWSVHKEELAGIPSRPFWRVVDRTGEFDDQQVGKSNPPAQFRMVLDGQQRLQSLLLAFGGDAWGFRLLDQEWSRVLDAERPKGKNAWRHWSLGHLCLDVWAFRERLKNAGDIDSIDFRDVLSWVVQNPNEGRSAWPRPANYKFPITSAFDAENKGRFVRVSRLWDLAPTQQKPAEKVFRAKLEPLLNDHDVPKDVVADVLDSLAELMIKVVDIKQATVSFLQLSPFDADVGGSQDVYNDAIVNIFTRLNTAGRALTRQEITFAWIKTGWGDGSKTGNRTAGRCFEDLQASLSEAGVSIDIDDLVGTVSAMWSVVHRDGALLTANDLLRGEKVRPMAADLVKSWDTVATNTVEGAQLVRDRGFLFGTHYRSLNVLTLLLAWRLLGRQWLAGHPLAVTVHDGFEKALDAAFKDNCDRWILMSQWSGRWGKSTDKAFADYVKDLAVDWAKISKLATPDNVIAILKARMETWLAALETESSKYVDDLAVLDRKRVHDYYLALWLWHRLDATRWKASALPLRESKRGSLSLDVDHVVAVKLWETLPGAQAQADDEDENALSADDLSTTMNALGNCCLLEKSFNIAKGAEPLGAFLSRVHEFKTNTLTVDGWTKDLGVDATLVDPSGKAAADVRVVVEARTAAMKSELKEYLAGTRKRADV; translated from the coding sequence ATGAAGATCTACACGGAAGGCGGCGAGCCGCTCCACGAAATCCTGAAGGCAGCCAGCTCCGACCAAGGCGCGACCCTCCTGGTCCCCGATCTCCAACGCCCCTACGTGTGGACGCCGAGCCAGGTCACGCTGCTCGTCGATTCGCTGCTTCGCGGCTGGCCGTTCGGCACGCTGCTGCTCTGGAGCGTCCACAAGGAGGAGCTGGCCGGGATTCCGTCACGGCCGTTCTGGCGCGTCGTCGACCGCACTGGCGAGTTCGATGATCAGCAAGTCGGCAAGAGCAACCCGCCCGCGCAGTTCCGCATGGTGCTCGACGGACAGCAGCGCCTGCAGAGCCTGCTGCTCGCGTTCGGTGGCGACGCCTGGGGTTTCCGACTCCTCGATCAGGAGTGGTCGAGAGTGCTTGATGCAGAGCGCCCCAAGGGCAAGAACGCTTGGCGCCACTGGTCGCTCGGGCACCTCTGCCTCGACGTGTGGGCCTTTCGTGAGCGGCTGAAGAACGCGGGCGACATCGACAGCATCGACTTCCGCGACGTTCTCTCGTGGGTCGTGCAGAACCCAAACGAGGGACGCTCCGCATGGCCGCGCCCGGCGAACTACAAGTTCCCCATCACAAGCGCATTCGACGCGGAGAACAAGGGCCGCTTCGTCCGCGTGAGCCGTCTCTGGGATCTCGCGCCGACGCAGCAGAAGCCTGCCGAGAAGGTGTTCCGCGCAAAGCTCGAGCCGCTCTTGAACGACCACGACGTTCCCAAGGACGTCGTGGCCGACGTCTTGGACTCGCTGGCCGAGCTGATGATCAAGGTCGTCGACATCAAGCAGGCCACAGTGTCGTTCCTCCAGCTCTCGCCGTTCGACGCCGACGTGGGCGGGAGCCAGGACGTCTACAACGACGCGATCGTCAACATCTTCACGCGCCTCAACACCGCCGGTCGCGCGCTCACCAGGCAGGAGATCACGTTCGCGTGGATCAAGACTGGCTGGGGCGATGGCAGCAAGACCGGAAACCGCACCGCTGGTCGGTGCTTCGAGGATCTGCAGGCGTCCCTGTCAGAAGCAGGGGTGAGCATCGACATCGACGACCTCGTGGGAACGGTCTCGGCGATGTGGTCGGTGGTCCACCGTGACGGTGCGCTGCTCACGGCGAACGACTTGCTGCGAGGCGAGAAGGTGCGCCCGATGGCGGCGGACCTCGTGAAGAGCTGGGACACCGTCGCCACCAACACCGTGGAGGGCGCGCAGCTTGTACGCGATCGTGGCTTCCTCTTCGGCACCCACTACCGGTCGTTGAACGTGCTCACGCTGCTGCTCGCGTGGCGGCTCCTCGGTCGCCAGTGGCTCGCGGGGCACCCGCTCGCGGTTACGGTTCACGACGGGTTCGAGAAGGCGCTCGACGCCGCGTTCAAGGACAACTGCGACCGTTGGATCTTGATGTCTCAGTGGTCCGGGCGATGGGGTAAGTCGACGGACAAGGCCTTCGCCGACTACGTGAAGGACCTCGCAGTCGACTGGGCGAAGATTTCGAAGCTCGCCACGCCCGATAATGTCATCGCCATTCTCAAAGCTCGCATGGAGACATGGCTAGCGGCTCTCGAGACGGAATCGTCGAAATACGTCGACGACCTCGCGGTGCTCGATCGCAAGCGTGTCCATGACTACTACCTCGCGCTGTGGCTATGGCACCGCCTGGACGCGACCAGGTGGAAGGCCTCGGCTCTCCCTCTGCGTGAGTCGAAGCGCGGCAGCCTGAGCCTCGACGTGGATCACGTCGTCGCGGTGAAGCTCTGGGAGACCCTGCCTGGTGCGCAGGCTCAAGCCGACGACGAGGACGAGAACGCGCTGAGCGCCGACGACCTCTCGACGACGATGAACGCGCTCGGGAACTGCTGCTTGCTCGAGAAGTCGTTCAACATCGCCAAGGGTGCCGAGCCGCTGGGGGCCTTCTTGAGCCGCGTACACGAGTTCAAGACGAACACCCTGACCGTGGATGGGTGGACCAAGGATCTCGGCGTGGATGCGACGCTCGTGGACCCGTCCGGCAAGGCCGCCGCCGACGTTCGCGTGGTCGTCGAAGCACGCACGGCCGCGATGAAGTCCGAGCTCAAGGAGTACTTGGCTGGCACACGGAAGCGCGCCGACGTGTAG